The window TGCGTGCTCTTCGATGTCCAAGCCTGCTTCCTCCACCTTTGGTGAAACCCTGATTCCTATCAGCTTGTCTAGTACCTTCATGATGGCAAATGTTCCAAAGAATCCCATGACACCTGCAACGCCTACTCCTATTGCCTGGATGAGCAATTGTTGTGGGTGTCCAAACAAGAGTCCGTTTGGACCGCTTGGGTTCACAAGTGAACTTGCAAAGATTCCTATTCCAAGTGAACCAATTATTCCTGCAACACCGTGGACTGAGCTTACATCTAGTGCATCGTCTATCTCCAAGTGCTCCTTGAAGAACAATACTGCCAAGTACGAGCCAATTCCTATCGCGATTCCTAGCACAAATGCATGCTCTACACTGACATATCCTGATGCCGGTGTAATTCCTGCAAGTCCTGCAATTGCACCGTTGATTGCCGCAATGACACTTGGCTTACCTGTTCTCATCCATGACAAGCCTACCCAGATTAGTGCCGAAATTGATGATGCAATGTGGGTATTGATTATGGTATTTCCTGCCAAGCTTCCAGATGCTAATGCACTTCCTGCATTAAATCCGAACCAACCTAGCCATAATAATGAAGAACCTAAAACTGCAATTGGGATGCTATGTGGAATCATGATGGAAGGACCATAGTTTAGTCTCTTTCCAAGTGCAATAGCAGCTGCCAGTGCACCCATTCCAGCACTAGTGTGGATGACTATGCCTCCTGCAAAATCTACTACTCCCATCTGACCAAGCCAGCCACCACCCCATATCCAGTGGACAAGAGGATAGTAAATCAAACCACTCCATGCTACTATGAATATAACATACGCGCTAAACTTCATTCTCTCTGCAATTGCACCTGTTAACAGTAACGGTGTAATCACAGCGAACATCATCTGGAATTTTGCAAACAATACACCAGGAATTGTCGGTGCATAATGCAAACCTGAATCATACGGTACATTCTTGAGGAATGTCCAATCCATGTTTCCAGTAAGGCCCATTCCGGTATCAGGACCAAATGACAAACTAAATCCAAATGTAAACCACATTACACTGAGAATTGCCAACCCAAAGAAAATTTGCATGAAAATTGATACAGTGTTTTTTCTACGTAATAATCCTGCTTCGAACAACCCTAAAGCGGGAATCATCAACAACACAAGACTGGAAGCAATAAGCATCCAGGCTGTATCACCTGTATCAATTGGCAAGATTTCTATCATAGAAAAGACGTAGTATAAAAAAATTTGTTTTTCAACATCTTTTGATCGATCTATAAAATTGCCACAAGATTTTTTAATCTCGCATTTTATTCTCTTGCATCTTGCTAAAGATTGAAGTAATACTTCCAGAAAATGAAATAAAATCAATCAGCGACGCGCTAAAAAAATTGTCTGTAGGCGGAATCACCGCATACAAGGGCTGGGGTAGAGGAAAGACCGTGGCCCATGAGATACATGCATCAAAAGGAACAGAGGTATTTACTCCAGAATTTGGAGAAAGATTCATCCTTGATGTAATAGTTGCAGATGAGAAAAAAGACGAGGTCATTGCAGCAATTCGCTCATCTTCAAAATTTGGAAAAATATTTGTCACACAAATCTCAGAAGCGTACGACATCCAAACACCAAAGAAAGATGAGCAAGCAATCTAGATTTTGCAGAAAATATTATTTAGGCCCAAATCTGTAGACTGGTTCGTACAGCATGATTAGGATAGATGCAATCGTTCCACAAAATGACATTCGCGCAATAAGCGATGCTTTAAAGAAAATACACGTTGGTGGAATTACAGTCATGAAGGTAAGGGGAAGAGGCAAGACTGTAGGTCCCGCACTACATGCAGCAAAGGGCACCGAGACATTCATCCCAGAATTTACAGACAAGTTCATCGTTACCGTAATTGTGGAAGACAAGGATGAAAACGAGACAGTGAACATAATCCGCAGTCATACAAAAATCGGAAAAATATTCATGTACAAATTGTCTCGCGCAGTAGATATTGCAACTGGCGCAGAGAATGAACAAGCGATCTAGTCAAATTTTCAGATCGCGCAGTATTATACAAAAACCATTTTTGAGAATTTGTCCATTACTTTAATAATGTTGGAGTCGATCTTTGATACATGGCAGATAGTTTCATCATCCAAGATGTGTATATTCCACACGGGAAAAAACTTGTCAGATCAGACGTCAGGCCGCTTGTATGTCATGTCTGCAAAAAAGAATTAAACGGAATCTCAATTACTGCTAGAAGCATTGACGGAAAGATGGTATTTTTGTGCTCACACCATTATACATTTGACCAGCACAAGATAGCCCTGGTGAACTAGGTGGTGATACCTGCAGACATAAAAACAGCAGTTGAGAAAAACATGGAACTAATGACCGGCCAGACAAGGACATATCTTCCATTTCTAAAAGTTGCATTTCCCAATGTCAAAGATTTTTCAGAATTGATATTCAACATGATGGTGGGAAACACATTGACCGTATTTGTGTCCCAGTATGCAATGCGTATGCAGAGCCCGTCTGAGGAAGATTTTGCAGAGTTTGGCAAATTAGTTGAACAATACAGGAAAAAAATAAAGGAGATGTTTTGATTGTTAAAAAATATCCTGGTTCCGTATGACGGCTCGCCACTTTCAAAAAAAGCACTGGAATTAGCAAAAGATATTTCAAGAAACTTTAACGCAAGCCTGGATCTCTTGCTTGTAGTTCCAGATTATTATCCAATCAGCGATTCATTGTTTTCAGGAGTTGCTTCTACAAATTACCAAAAAGTTGTAAAAACCCTAAAGGACAAGGGTGAAAAAGAGATGCAGTCTGTCACAGAAAAATGCAGACAGGATGGCTCCAAGGCGACATACAAGATTGTCCATGATGACATTTCAAATGCAATCCTACAAGAAGCAAAAAAATCAAAGGTTGATCTTATAATCATGGGAAGCAGGAGGATGACAGGGATTGCATCCTTGAAGAGATTTGGAAGCACCGCAAGACATGTTGCAGAGCACGCCACCTGCCCTGTTACCATAGTGCACTAGTACAAATCGTACAAATACCAGTTCCTTTGAAGATAAACCTATGATGACATCTTGAAGCTTCGAGAATGTGACTGCAAATGTGGATGCACCCGTGACATTTGGAGCAAATACTATTCATTGTGCATATTTTGCACTCTCGGAAATCACAAAACAAAATAAATTATTTTATCGGTATCTTCTTGCCCTGGACTCGTTTTGGCATCATGATTCTCAGAATGCCGTTCTTAAATGATGCCGAGATTTGTTTTGCGTCCACTCCGCCTGGAATCTTGACGGTCTTTTTGAAATAATCAAACTCTGTTACAGTGTTTCCTCTTGAAACACAAAATGTCTTTGTCAGTTTAGCCTTGATTGTAATACTGTCCTCAGAATGTGTTATCTCTATGTTCTTCTTGTCCACCATGGGCAAGTCCATGTCAAGTATCCAACTGGAATGTCTCTCCTTTAGATGAGACAAGGGAATCAATTCCTTGTGGATAAAATCATTAAAGACTGTATCATCAAAAAACGAGCCCATCTGTTTTTCAATGAATTTTCCAAAATCACTCATCATATATCACTTGTATATCTGCGGGGGAACAGTTGATGGCTCTTTTTGCGCTTGTAATACATTCAATGTATCCTCCATGAGTTGCCTGTTTTGCAATCTCAGATAGTCAATTTGTTTTTTAAACTCGTCAAGGTTTATCTCTTTTTTTATTATTTGGGAAACAGTCTTGATTGTCTGCATTGCAGCATCAGGATCTGGAAAGAAATAGTTGCACTCGGTATGAAATGTAATTGTGGGTATTGCAGAGCTTCTCAAATATGACAGAATGGTAGCATCAGGGCCACTTATCACACCTGAGAGAAACTTTGGTATGGAATTATCGTACAATAATTTCTCAAGGCTTTCATGTGTTACCAAGCCATATGTTTTCAAATGCATAACATCTCTGTCTGGAACATGAATCCCAGACAAGAACACAATCAAATCAATGCGGTTCTTTTTTGAAAAATCCACAACAGATTCTGTAAACTCTATTGCATTTTCATAATCTATTGGAATGTCTGACAAAATTGCATAAATGTTCTCTTTTTGATATATCCGTACAGGACCTACCATTTGTCCATTGTCTACAAAGATTATGGATGCCGGACTGTCCTGTATCTCACCTATCAATTCCATCTTTAATGTATGAATGACATATGTGATTGACATTGTACCTATCAGCCCAGGTCCTGGCAAGCCAAGAAGCAACACTCTGGGAGTTTTTACCAATTCTGTTTTTTTCATCTTGGAGCTCTGCATTTCCTTGTTGTTTATTGTATTTGACGTATAAAAATAACATGCCTGCTTTACCATTAATGATTATCATTGTTGGAAATCTCCATCATGTTATAAAATTAAAAAATATCATGGTTCTATTATGGCATCAGTCCAAACAACCTCTGAAGGCATCCCGGTTATAGTGCTAAAAGAGGGCTCAAAGCAAGCCCGCGGAAGAGATGCACAGCGAAGCAACATCGCAGCTGCAAAACTAATTGCAGAGATTGTTAGTACAAGCCTGGGCCCACGCGGGATGGATAAAATGCTAGTAGATTCTGTTGGAGATATTACAATAACAAATGATGGCGCAACTATCCTAAAAGAGATTGATGTCCAGCATCCTGCAGCAAAGATGATGGTAGAGGTTGCCAAAGCAACTGACAGCGAGGTTGGAGACGGCACAACATCTGCCGTAGTCTTGGCAGGAGCGCTGCTTGAAAAGGCAGAAAGTCTTATCGATAATGACATTCATCCGGTAATAATTGCAGACGGTTACAAAAAAGCCGCTATGAGGGCAATCTCACTGCTTGGAGAGATTTCACAAAAAGTCGAACCAAAAAACAGGGACATTCTTGAAAAAATTGCAATAACTACAATGCAGACCAAATTGATATCAGTAGAAGCAGCAGATCTTGCAAAACTTGTAGTAGATGCAGCCTTGTCAGTTGTCACACAGAAAGCATCTGGGAACAATGTTGATTTGAACAACATAAAAATTGAAAAAAAGACCGGAGGTTCTGTACTTGATAGCACCCTGATATCAGGTATAGTTTTAGACAAGGAAATTGTGCACAGCGGAATGCCAAGAAAAATTGAGAATGCAAGAATTGCCCTAGTTACTGCACCACTTGAAATTGAAAAGACAGAATTTGAAGCCAAGATAAACATCTCAAGTCCTGATCAAATCAAGTCCTTCATGGAAGAAGAAGATAGCATTCTTCGAGGAATGGTGGAGAAAATAAAATCATCCGGGGCAAATGTACTTCTCTGTCAAAAAGGAATTGATGATATTGCTCAGCACCACCTGTCAAAGGCTGGCATACTTGCAGTAAGGAGAATAAAAGAAAGCGACATGTCCAAGCTTGCAAAAGCAACAGGCGGAAGAATAGTAGGCAGCGTAAATGATTTGACTGGGAAAGATTTGGGCGAATCTGCAACAGTTGAAGAAAAAACAATTGAAAATGACAACTGGGTGTTCATTGAAGGATGCAAGAATCCAAAAGCTGTCACATTATTGATACGGGGAGGATCTCAGAGGGTAATCGATGAGGTAGATAGGTCGTTGCATGACGCATTGATGGTTGTAAAAGACGTAATTGAAAAACCGCTTATTGTGTATGGAGGGGGCTCACCTGAGGCATTTGTTTCACACAATCTCAGACTTTGGGCTCAGACCTTGTCCGGTAGGGAACAGCTTGCAGTAGAAAAATTTGCAGAGGCACTAGAATCAATACCCTTGGCACTTGCAAGAAATGCAGGCATGAATCCAATTGATGCAATAACTCAATTGCGCTCAAGACAAAACTCTGGTGAAAAATGGGCCGGAATTGATACAATAAACGGGCAAGTAGGAAATATTGAAAAATTACAGATTATCGAGCCTTCCAAAGTAAAAGAACAAGTCATAAAATCTGCAACAGAGACTGCCAACATGATACTGCGAATTGACAATGTCGTAGCATCATCAAAAGGACCATCAACACCGCCTGGCATGCCTCAAGGTCCAGAAATGGGGTAATTGTTTTTCTAAACTAAATTCCAAGATTGTCAGAGTTGCGCAACTCTTGTTCTATTCTCATCAAACGCTTTACACGTTCCGTAACTGGTGGATGTGTAGAGAAAAGTTGTGCTATGCTCTGACCTGATACTGCAGGTATGATGAAAAACGCATTCATTCCCTCTACTTTTTGAAGTTGTTGTACTGGAGCAGTCTTTATTTCTCCGCTTATCTTCATTAATGCGCGGGATAGATTCATTGGTTTTCCTGTCAAGTATGCACCTCCACGGTCTGCCGCAAATTCTCTGTATCGAGAGATGGCTCGTATGATGAGAAAACTCAGGAACCAAACAATTCCAGCTACAATTAGTACGATAAACATATTTCCATTTTGTTGCTGCCTTCCACCATATCCATAGCCTCCCCACATGGAGCTAAACATGGAAGATTGCATAAGATACCATGCTATTGTTGAAAATAGGCTGGCCAAAGTTATGATTGTTACATCTCGGTTTCTAATATGCGTCAATTCATGCGACAACACACCCTCTAGCTCATCTTTTGTCAGTATCTTCATTATTCCTGTACTTGCAACCACTACGGAACTTTTTGGACCCTTGCCTGTGGCAAATGCGTTTGGTACGTCACTTGTCATGACACCTACTCTTGGCTTTGGAATCTTTGCCTTTTGTGCCAGATCTTCAATTATTTGATGCAATATTGGATACTCTTCTTTTGACACAATCTTGGTTCCAGTACTCCATAGTACCAATCTGTCAGAGAAGAACCATTGTGCACCAATCATCAATCCTGCAATTATTGAAATTGGAACTATGCCTAGCCCGAAATACATGGAAATAAAACTCAAAAATGCCAAATAGATGATAGTTAGAGCAAAAAAGCTAATTGCCATTCTCAAAGTTAGCTGAAGGTCGCGTTGCATTCTCTGATACTATATGCTGATTCTTAATTTAAAACTTGAGAAGATCCAATTAGATCTTACGATAAGATTTTTTCAAATCAAAAGATATGAAGGTCTAGAAGATATCTTTCTTGTCTACTTTTCTAATAGTAGTCTTCCAGCGTTTCTTGCTTCTCTGGGATAGGTTTCTTACCACTTTGCTTCCAATTGCGTCGAAAATCTTTGAGAGATCCCATCCACTTTCTGTATAGTTGTAAGTCCTGTATGGGCTTGCTATTCTGACTGCTACTTGGTAATGTGGTCTGTTAGTTGAAGGATTGTGAATTGTCTTGATTGATGCTTTTGCTTGTTCTACTTCTGGATAGACCTTTGAGAGATTTCGAATTATCTTGTCAAACTTTGTTTTGACAATCTCAGAGCTGTCATAATCTTCTGGCAGTCCTACTATGTAAAGTGGAACTTCACTTGGTATCTTGGACTCTAGTATGTTGATGATGTCCTTGTATGTTATTATTCCATGTATATTCCCCCACAATGACAACAAACAACATGATGTGTCATTTTTGAGCATTGATTCTATGACTGAACTAAGTGGAGCATTGGTATTCAAGTTTGGAATTCGTGTGCTGCCGATATTTCCAATCTGTGTCTGGTATTTCTTTTTTAGATTCAAACCTCGGAGTCCTGAACCGAGTCTTTCGCCAGGTTTTATCACTTGCAATAAATGCATTGATGTCAAGACTTGGGTAACTTTGCCATTTTTTACTATTGGTAAATGATCAATTCTTTTTGTTGTCATTATCTTTCGTGCAGTTGCAATAGAATCACTGCTGTTTGCCGTGATTGGGTCTGCAGTAAGTATTGTATTTGCTGATATCCATTTCAAATCCTGCTTGTGTAATAATTCTACAATGTCTTTGCCATTTACTATGCCAACAATTTCATCTCTTTCAACTACTGGGACAGAACGCATTCTATAATGAGACAATATCGCAGCTGCTTTTTCTATCGTATCATTTTTAGAAAGTGGCTGAATCTTTCGTAGTAATGATCTTATCTTTGTACTTTCAATGTCTTTGACGCCTAATAGTTCTCGTGCACTAATTGTCAAGACGTCTTTTCCTTCCATACAAAATGCGTCATAAGAATCAGAATTTACCAGCACTCCGATTGTCTTTGATGCTACAAAAGATGAATCAAGGATTGTTGGCTTTTTCATTATTTTTGCTACTTTTAATTCTCTTACATCTTTGAGATGTTGGTATATTACTTGGGGTGAGCTCATTTTGTTATCTTGTCCTCAATTGTGACAGAATGATGGCGTATAAAAACAAACCACTTGGTTTTTGTTCGTGATAATTACTTGATTATATTGTTATTGGATCCTAAAAGAATGGCCTGCTTTTACATAAAATATCAGGGTGGCCATAATTGATATTGCAAATATCATAGCAGCAAGTGGGCCAAACTCCGGGATTGCAGGAACTGTTTGGCCTTGAGAAGATGTAGCATTGTTTGTTGGAGGGATAGTTTGTGTTGTACCAGTATATTGGAATGTTGTCTTTGCTGTTTTATCAGGTCCTCCGTAGGTGACATCAATCTCATATGTTCCAGCACTTTTCCACAAGTTTCCACCTGCAACAGCTTGAACTGAATACGAGTATGTGCTAGGATCAACATCTGCTTGTGCAATGTAAACAGGTGTCTGTCCATTTTTTATCACTATTGATATTGGTATATTCAATTGGTCGGTTACCTTTCCTGAAATTATCATGGTATCACCATCTGCATATGACGACTTGTCTGTTTGTACTGTTATAGGACTTGTCTGACCAAATGCTGGATATGACGTAAACATGGCACCTATGACTAGTAATAATACAAGTGATCTGATTTGCAACACCTAGGACTTGATTTGTGATTATTTAAGATTCTCGATTCATAACATTGATCCCATCTGAGATTTTTTCCACACTGATTAAACTAGAAGAGACGGAAACGTGTTTTTACCTGCCATACCTCTGTACGTCACGTTGGGTCAATACCCCGCGTTTCCGTCCAATATACAATACGTGTACAAATTATTTAAGACTGATCCTGGTTATCATACAAGATTTCTGACACAATGTTGAAATGACATTTTGCAATCTTCTCACATTCTTGATGGATACATGAAAGTTGCCATGTGAATCTCTCACTGTTTTTTCTGTTTTTCTCCGACGTCGTATTTTTTGGGATTATCTTTTTTGATATTGTTCTTTTCTTTATTTTGCTTGTCACATTGTAGTGTGCTACACTGACAGCGACATTTGGTAAAGGTGAGCTTAAAATAGAATGGTTCCCAGATGGCTTAACATGCAAGGCTCAAATGCACTTGATAACTATGATTCAAAAAAGGCAGAAAAATCTCTAAAGATGCTATTTACTGACAAGAGTAACGAATTTCGCGAATTGGCTAATGGGATAGGATATCCTACATCAAACAAAGGATGGGAATTAATCATACTAAATTTCTGTCTTGATTTTAGCGATTGTTTCAAAGCATGGTCAAGCAAAGACAATAGTGCTGATCATATGCAGGTACACAAATGTAATACCATGATGAGACAAATTGGTCTTGGCAAGACCAACATGACTGAAGTAACTCATCTTGAAAACATTGCATATAGACTTGCAGAAGATTTCAAGGCAATATACAAGAGAATAGAATAAATTTCCAGAAGTTTTTTAGAAAAAACTATCCTTCTGAAGCTGATTTTCCGCCGTCTACGTTGAGTATCACACCTGAAATCCACTTGGCGTCATCAGATGCCAGATACGTCACAGCGTTTGCTACATCTGTCGGTTCCCCAATTTTATTCAAAGGTTGTCTATCTTCCAATACTTTTCTTGCCTCAGGATAGTCTAGGTATGATTTTATCATTCCTGCATTTACTATTCCCGGATTGACACAATTGCATCTGATGTTTCTTCGTGCATATTCTACTGCCAAGCCCTTCGTGAACATGTTTATGGCTGCTTTTGTGGTGCAATATACTGTCAGATGCACCTTCGGTATTGCTCTTTCTGCAGATATTGAGCCAATGTTAATTATTGAACCACCATTTTTGTTTTCAAGCATTTTCACTAGAACTGACTTTGTGATTCTGAATGTACCAAACAAGTTGGTGTCTACCAATAAATTGCAATCATCGTCAGTCATTTCGTGAAAATGTATTGGGTCTGTAATTATTCCTGCATTGTTTACTAGAATGTCTATTCTTCCATAATGATCCATTATCTGATTTACCGTTTGAATAACTTGCGGTTCTTTTGTTATGTCACACGCAAGTGCAACTGTTTTTGTAGCATAATCTTTGATAGTTTTCCTGGCTTTTTCTAACTTGGGTAGGTCTCTCCCAAGTAATACTACGTTTGCACCTTCTTCCACAAACTTTTTTGATATTTCCAATCCGATGTCACTTGATGCACCTGTGACAATTGCAATTTTGTCTTTTAGTTTCATGGAAGTATATTCAATACCATACTATATGAATAATTAAGTTCTCAGGTTCTTATCGTGGCTGGGAAATATGCATACAAGTTAAAAATACATCCAGGTTGTAGACACTATCTTGTACTGCAAGGATATGATCCTTCATAACACTTTCATAACAAATTGTCTTGATTTGCAATATTGAATTTCAAATCGCGTGGTTTTGGATATTTTGCAGCAGTGCTTTCTGCACTGTGTTTTGGTTCGGTAACTACTCTTGCAAAGCCTACCTTGGATGCCATGAATCCTCTTGTCCTGACCTGCATAGTATATCTTGTCTCAGCAATAGCACTTACACCTGCCACTGTTACCAAGAAAACAACCCTTCAAAGAAAGGATCTCTTGAAAATAATACTAATTGCCATGGCAGGGGCAGTAATTGCGCCGCTTTTGTTTTTTAGTGGGCTTCGCCTTACATCTGCATCAAATACTGCTGTTTTATCAAATGTTGAGATTGTATTTACAGTAATAATTGCAATATTGTTTTTCAAAGAAAAAATCAACCGTGTTGGTTACATTGGACTTGCAATGGTAACTGTAGGAGCGACAGTCGTTACAAGTACTCCGGAATTAACAGGCATTATAAATCTGGATATTGGAAGTTTGATGGTCATTGGC of the Candidatus Nitrosotalea sinensis genome contains:
- a CDS encoding ammonium transporter — its product is MPIDTGDTAWMLIASSLVLLMIPALGLFEAGLLRRKNTVSIFMQIFFGLAILSVMWFTFGFSLSFGPDTGMGLTGNMDWTFLKNVPYDSGLHYAPTIPGVLFAKFQMMFAVITPLLLTGAIAERMKFSAYVIFIVAWSGLIYYPLVHWIWGGGWLGQMGVVDFAGGIVIHTSAGMGALAAAIALGKRLNYGPSIMIPHSIPIAVLGSSLLWLGWFGFNAGSALASGSLAGNTIINTHIASSISALIWVGLSWMRTGKPSVIAAINGAIAGLAGITPASGYVSVEHAFVLGIAIGIGSYLAVLFFKEHLEIDDALDVSSVHGVAGIIGSLGIGIFASSLVNPSGPNGLLFGHPQQLLIQAIGVGVAGVMGFFGTFAIMKVLDKLIGIRVSPKVEEAGLDIEEHAERAYSDEDEFGKM
- a CDS encoding P-II family nitrogen regulator; protein product: MLKIEVILPENEIKSISDALKKLSVGGITAYKGWGRGKTVAHEIHASKGTEVFTPEFGERFILDVIVADEKKDEVIAAIRSSSKFGKIFVTQISEAYDIQTPKKDEQAI
- a CDS encoding P-II family nitrogen regulator produces the protein MIRIDAIVPQNDIRAISDALKKIHVGGITVMKVRGRGKTVGPALHAAKGTETFIPEFTDKFIVTVIVEDKDENETVNIIRSHTKIGKIFMYKLSRAVDIATGAENEQAI
- a CDS encoding universal stress protein, which encodes MLKNILVPYDGSPLSKKALELAKDISRNFNASLDLLLVVPDYYPISDSLFSGVASTNYQKVVKTLKDKGEKEMQSVTEKCRQDGSKATYKIVHDDISNAILQEAKKSKVDLIIMGSRRMTGIASLKRFGSTARHVAEHATCPVTIVH
- a CDS encoding Hsp20/alpha crystallin family protein; its protein translation is MSDFGKFIEKQMGSFFDDTVFNDFIHKELIPLSHLKERHSSWILDMDLPMVDKKNIEITHSEDSITIKAKLTKTFCVSRGNTVTEFDYFKKTVKIPGGVDAKQISASFKNGILRIMMPKRVQGKKIPIK
- a CDS encoding proteasome assembly chaperone family protein, with the protein product MVKQACYFYTSNTINNKEMQSSKMKKTELVKTPRVLLLGLPGPGLIGTMSITYVIHTLKMELIGEIQDSPASIIFVDNGQMVGPVRIYQKENIYAILSDIPIDYENAIEFTESVVDFSKKNRIDLIVFLSGIHVPDRDVMHLKTYGLVTHESLEKLLYDNSIPKFLSGVISGPDATILSYLRSSAIPTITFHTECNYFFPDPDAAMQTIKTVSQIIKKEINLDEFKKQIDYLRLQNRQLMEDTLNVLQAQKEPSTVPPQIYK
- the thsB gene encoding thermosome subunit beta, with amino-acid sequence MASVQTTSEGIPVIVLKEGSKQARGRDAQRSNIAAAKLIAEIVSTSLGPRGMDKMLVDSVGDITITNDGATILKEIDVQHPAAKMMVEVAKATDSEVGDGTTSAVVLAGALLEKAESLIDNDIHPVIIADGYKKAAMRAISLLGEISQKVEPKNRDILEKIAITTMQTKLISVEAADLAKLVVDAALSVVTQKASGNNVDLNNIKIEKKTGGSVLDSTLISGIVLDKEIVHSGMPRKIENARIALVTAPLEIEKTEFEAKINISSPDQIKSFMEEEDSILRGMVEKIKSSGANVLLCQKGIDDIAQHHLSKAGILAVRRIKESDMSKLAKATGGRIVGSVNDLTGKDLGESATVEEKTIENDNWVFIEGCKNPKAVTLLIRGGSQRVIDEVDRSLHDALMVVKDVIEKPLIVYGGGSPEAFVSHNLRLWAQTLSGREQLAVEKFAEALESIPLALARNAGMNPIDAITQLRSRQNSGEKWAGIDTINGQVGNIEKLQIIEPSKVKEQVIKSATETANMILRIDNVVASSKGPSTPPGMPQGPEMG
- the htpX gene encoding zinc metalloprotease HtpX, producing MQRDLQLTLRMAISFFALTIIYLAFLSFISMYFGLGIVPISIIAGLMIGAQWFFSDRLVLWSTGTKIVSKEEYPILHQIIEDLAQKAKIPKPRVGVMTSDVPNAFATGKGPKSSVVVASTGIMKILTKDELEGVLSHELTHIRNRDVTIITLASLFSTIAWYLMQSSMFSSMWGGYGYGGRQQQNGNMFIVLIVAGIVWFLSFLIIRAISRYREFAADRGGAYLTGKPMNLSRALMKISGEIKTAPVQQLQKVEGMNAFFIIPAVSGQSIAQLFSTHPPVTERVKRLMRIEQELRNSDNLGI
- a CDS encoding CBS domain-containing protein, which produces MSSPQVIYQHLKDVRELKVAKIMKKPTILDSSFVASKTIGVLVNSDSYDAFCMEGKDVLTISARELLGVKDIESTKIRSLLRKIQPLSKNDTIEKAAAILSHYRMRSVPVVERDEIVGIVNGKDIVELLHKQDLKWISANTILTADPITANSSDSIATARKIMTTKRIDHLPIVKNGKVTQVLTSMHLLQVIKPGERLGSGLRGLNLKKKYQTQIGNIGSTRIPNLNTNAPLSSVIESMLKNDTSCCLLSLWGNIHGIITYKDIINILESKIPSEVPLYIVGLPEDYDSSEIVKTKFDKIIRNLSKVYPEVEQAKASIKTIHNPSTNRPHYQVAVRIASPYRTYNYTESGWDLSKIFDAIGSKVVRNLSQRSKKRWKTTIRKVDKKDIF
- a CDS encoding SDR family NAD(P)-dependent oxidoreductase → MKLKDKIAIVTGASSDIGLEISKKFVEEGANVVLLGRDLPKLEKARKTIKDYATKTVALACDITKEPQVIQTVNQIMDHYGRIDILVNNAGIITDPIHFHEMTDDDCNLLVDTNLFGTFRITKSVLVKMLENKNGGSIINIGSISAERAIPKVHLTVYCTTKAAINMFTKGLAVEYARRNIRCNCVNPGIVNAGMIKSYLDYPEARKVLEDRQPLNKIGEPTDVANAVTYLASDDAKWISGVILNVDGGKSASEG
- a CDS encoding DMT family transporter, encoding MNFKSRGFGYFAAVLSALCFGSVTTLAKPTLDAMNPLVLTCIVYLVSAIALTPATVTKKTTLQRKDLLKIILIAMAGAVIAPLLFFSGLRLTSASNTAVLSNVEIVFTVIIAILFFKEKINRVGYIGLAMVTVGATVVTSTPELTGIINLDIGSLMVIGSSLFWAIDNNVSKIITKKVDVLKIAQFKSGIGGLILLIIVFAANIPILIPSGDIPFILLLGIVGFALSLFLFLKSLHIIGVVKTIVIFATSSVFGLIFAILFLHEKISEFQISAICVMIVGIYLINRKGQADTSLTPP